acCTTGTAAATCGCACTATATCCCCCTTGCCCAAGCTTATTTGATTCAGAACCACGGTCTACTTGCAAGGATTCCAATTCTATTCTTGTACTTTCATTCGTAGCTTCACATGAGAAACAAGTAAAGGTACTCTAATTAATGAATGAACCAAGTTAATTAACTAAATATAAGAAgagttatatattttaaaatatatgcaTACAACAGCAGTACAGGACTCTACAATTAATACTAGAGACtgaaataaattaactttttaATGACACATATGTCTAGAAATGTAATAAATTAACTTACCTCCGTCATTATTCCTTAGCCTCTTCACACTTAAATAGACGCCCATGGAGATGCTTAATACCATGGAAGCTATTAGCACAAATATAATGTTGATGACGAATATTGAAGATCTCTTGCTATCGTCCGCTGCCAAAATTAACTATATTAATCCTGTCTCATTATAACAATCTGAGGGTTGAGTTTTGGAATCGGTACTGTTGCATCTGTTATGAAGAAATAACCTTAAAATTGCATAGATAACTTACAATGTTTAGCACAATAAAGACTAATACTGTACTACGTACATACATCCGATGTCAATCAGATTCTTACGACCACATAATTTGTTGTGTTATAATTATAAAGAAACGGGTACCTTCTCTCTTATTATCTGTATTTGTTGGTCTTCTAGATCTGGGTGACGCAGCAGTTGTAGGGTTATAGAACTGGTAGATCTCAAACCTGATATTACAGCTGGGTCTAATGACTCTCCCACCTTGCTTACCATCACAACAGagtggaatattttgaaaagccCCAGCTAAGCAATTGTTGCAATCTAGCTCAGACAAATCAGGTGTACACTGTACAAGTGCATATAATGTTTGGAACATCGGTGCGGTTGCGTTTCCTGCTGCAAACTTAAGATCAGGACCACCTGCGACAGCTTCACTTCTTAGGCTTTCCAACAAGGTCCTAAGAACTTGGTTGAATTGATTCACGTAATAGACCGATACGTTGCTCGGGTTCCACATATAGAAACTGGGAAAAGTTTCCATGACGCCGAGAAGGGAGCGATTTGAGTAGCGTAACATGCATTCGTCGTACCACCCAATTGCCTCCTTTTGGTTGGGACAGCGCTCCGTGAGAAGAGACGCAGCATTATTGAGACAACCACGGCAAACATTCACGTTAATATCCCCTCTACAAAGTCCAATTCCATATACTCGGTCGGAGTTTTGGCCATGAGATGAATGGTAGAACCCATGGTCAATTTCAGTGTTGGAGGAGAGGGAAAAGAGAAGGTCATTCAAGTTTGCCTGATAGGTACTATTAGAGGTGTAGTTGCCCTTTTCGAGTTCACAAAAATTATAGAGAAAGTCTGGACGCGCGACGGCTTGGGCAGTGAGAATGAAAATGGCAGATACGAAGAAAACTAGTCTTGAGGAAACCATTGCCTTTCTGTTCCGTAAACTGCCAGGGTTTAGGTTTAAGCCTTGAATGAAGACTCCGCTAGCTAGTCTTTTTATTTAGGTTTAAAAGTTTAATGAAGACTCTGTAAAATGCCATTGCCATTTCGAAGCGATCTATGACGTCCATAGGCCATGAACTTAAAGTTGAAACACTCAACCTCATCTTTTTCAATTGCTTGGTCAACAATAATTAAT
This DNA window, taken from Alnus glutinosa chromosome 5, dhAlnGlut1.1, whole genome shotgun sequence, encodes the following:
- the LOC133869268 gene encoding cysteine-rich repeat secretory protein 38-like; this encodes MVSSRLVFFVSAIFILTAQAVARPDFLYNFCELEKGNYTSNSTYQANLNDLLFSLSSNTEIDHGFYHSSHGQNSDRVYGIGLCRGDINVNVCRGCLNNAASLLTERCPNQKEAIGWYDECMLRYSNRSLLGVMETFPSFYMWNPSNVSVYYVNQFNQVLRTLLESLRSEAVAGGPDLKFAAGNATAPMFQTLYALVQCTPDLSELDCNNCLAGAFQNIPLCCDGKQGGRVIRPSCNIRFEIYQFYNPTTAASPRSRRPTNTDNKREASMVLSISMGVYLSVKRLRNNDGATNESTRIELESLQVDRGSESNKLGQGGYSAIYKYA